GGTGGAAAAGTCGAGATTAAGAGCATGGTCATCGACTTGGCCAAATTGAGTGGGGAGAAAATTTCTAATGCCATTGAGGAAGAGATAAAAGAGCTAGATGTTGGTGTTTTGATCAACAATGCTGGGATGGCTTACCCTTATGCAAGGTTTTTTCATGAGGTTGATTTGGAACTCATGGAGGATATCATAAAGCTGAACTTGGGAGCTGCAACTTGGGTGACTAGAGCAGTGATTCCAGGAatgctgaagaagaagaaaggagcCATTCTCAATATTAGTTCGAGTTCTGCTCACCTCCCTTCAAATCCTCTATATACTCTTTATTCTACAACCAAAGCGTGAGTGTTCTGAACTAGTATTTAAATGGTTTCATGCATATTTTCCTTCTTAGTTTAAACGTCTCTTGAGTGGATGAACTTGCAGTTTAGTTCTTCTGTCCATAATTTTGAATCACTTTAGAGGTCTTAAACGATTCTGGTTGTTTTCTTAGATTCTCATTACCTTTTCAATCTATTGTACAATTTTCTCTCAACTTGTTTCAGAACAGCTGTTAGTACAAACCAAGCAAACCGATACCAACTGATATATAATAGATCTGGTTTCAGTCCTAGACTATAAGTACATATGTTTCACAAAAGCTTATCGCACTACCTCTGTACTCGTTAGAGCTACTACGTGTCCCGGCAAGGCGTCTAGATGCCGGAAAGATGGTGTACAATTTTGAGACACAGCCAGCAGACAGACCCTGATATCATAAGTTGGTTAAGTTAAATTTCACGATGTTAGACCTAAGGTGCAGCTAGAActatatttcacattttcacaATCTTTGAAGTTTAAAACGAtgaatcacatattttctttgtcGAAGCTTAAATTAGAGCTAGCATCAAAGGCAGAAGGCCAGAAGCTGTACAAGAAGGTGCGCAATTCCAAGCATTCTCCAAGTTCTGTAACAAACTGTCGATGTCTTTCCCTTCTCAGATGGCTGGGGACCAATGTATATATCAGTATCTAACTATCTACTTTACTACATAGAGAACAATACATATGTCTTACAAGATTTATTAGTTTGGAATGCATTTACATGACTACATGTACATATTATAGAGCCTTTTGATTAAATGTTAATGAGTTATAAACTTATGAAACAGGTACATTTCAGTGTTCTCAAGATGCATTAGTCTGGAATACAAGCAGAAGGGAATTGACATTCAGTGTCAGGTTCTCAATTATCTCCCAttgtattctttttctttcttgttcttggattctCCTTCAATTCTTATACATTGATATGATATTAATCCACCTACATTCATATTTCATCATCTAATGCAGACTCCACTTTTTGTGGCGACAAGGATGACAAAACATTTGAAGGGACCTTCCTGGTTGATGGCATCACCGGAGAAATTTTGCAAAGCAAGTGTTCGATGGATTGGTTATGAACCTATGTGTAATCCCTACTGGTGGCACTCTGTGCAGTGGTTCATATTTCGCGTGGCCTCGCCAGATGTGTTGTTGAATGCCATCAGTTACTGGATCTGCATTCGGATCGGTAAGAAAGGCCAAATGAAGGAGGCACAGATTAAGAAGATGCATCAACAGGAAAATGCACTGTGAGGTGTACAAGCATGCTCATATATGTCTTACAATGGCTGGCTTTATTATAAAAGGAGTAAAATGTGTCTcccatcttttttctttcgttGCATTTTGTGCAAGACATTGAACTAATGAGGAGCTGCTGTATTCAATCTATATCAAAAGGTGGTTGATTCAGGCTCCTCACCAAGAACTAATTAGATACTTAATTTCACTCAACCGGATTCCGTCTGGCCTCTCTGGAACTGTCCCGATCTCCATTTATTACCTCCCCATCTGCTTATAGGCCGGTGAAATGTGTATAGATTGGCAGGCAATGATTGTCTATCCAACCCAGTTTCGTTATTCAGGCAATTAATGCATGATCAAGTTGCATATCTACCCTTTAATGAAGGCCATTACGTTTTAGATCTCTGCTTTGGATCAGAAAAGAGAGGCGAAACTTGTACAATAAAAAAGATGACGTATTTCACTGGAAAATGACGCACAAGTACTTTATCAATCGAGTTATACTGAACGATTTTCGGATTACGCTCTTGATCCATTTGTTAATAACGTGATATCAACGTGTACTTACACCAACAGAATTAGACGGTTGGATAAATAAGCAAGAAACGATTTTAAGAGCGGATATTTTACTGCAAGTAAGAACGAGTTTGGATATAGGTATGACTAAATTATAGTAAGATCTTCAGACAGGTGTGTCTACCCCAACTGCTAATTGCAAACATTGTGTAGACTGATCTACCAACTACTCATCTTTATATCCACCATAAACAGTGATGAATGGTAGCTAGGTCCCTGTCTTATTGGTATTCTTGATTCTTCTACTTCATTTATATAAAAGTTTGTACTGATTCACTTCCGCTTGAGAAAACCCCAGCTAATTGATCAAGATTGGCCATGGAAGTACAAGAGTCTTTCATAAAGGTAGCAATCACCATAGGGTCGGTATCTGTTTGTATATCTTTGATCAATTTCCTGAGCTGGGTATATATCATGTTTCTGAGACCTCCAAAAAAACTCCAGGAGTACGGATCATGGGCTATCATCACTGGCTCTGCTCAAGGAATTGGGAAAGCCCTTGCATATGAGATGGCTTCAAAGGGTCTCAACATCGTTTTGGTTGATAAAAACCAATCAAGCCTTGAAGCTACCTGCAATGAAATAAGAGAGAAACATGGTGGGAGAGCTGAGATCAAGAGCATTGTGATGGACCTGGCCAAATTGAGTGGGGAAGAGATAGCTAAAACGATAGATGAAGAAACGAAAGAGCTTGATGTTGGCATTTTGATTAACAACGCAGGGATTGCTTACCCTTATCCAAAGTTTTTTCATGAGGTTGATTTGGAATTCATGAACAACATTATCAAGGTGAACATGGAAGCAGCaacttggatgaccaaggctGTGCTTCCTAGAatgctgaagaagaagaaaggagcAATTGTTAACATTGGCTCTGCTTCCACTGAGATTGCCCCTTCTTTTCCTCTCTACACTCTTTATGCTACAACCAAAGCGTGAGTGCTTCTAGTACTTTCTACACATCCATCTCAtatatgatcatcatcatgtttttcttaattttttttgtgggaTGAACACAGAAAAGC
This is a stretch of genomic DNA from Argentina anserina chromosome 4, drPotAnse1.1, whole genome shotgun sequence. It encodes these proteins:
- the LOC126792701 gene encoding very-long-chain 3-oxoacyl-CoA reductase 1-like, whose product is MAMELQEAFIVAASCIGFISVCKAFINLVRWVWVMFLRPPKNLKDYGSWGIVTGSAQGIGKVLAIELASKGLNLVLLDKNPSALEATCNEILEQFGGKVEIKSMVIDLAKLSGEKISNAIEEEIKELDVGVLINNAGMAYPYARFFHEVDLELMEDIIKLNLGAATWVTRAVIPGMLKKKKGAILNISSSSAHLPSNPLYTLYSTTKAYISVFSRCISLEYKQKGIDIQCQTPLFVATRMTKHLKGPSWLMASPEKFCKASVRWIGYEPMCNPYWWHSVQWFIFRVASPDVLLNAISYWICIRIGKKGQMKEAQIKKMHQQENAL
- the LOC126792700 gene encoding very-long-chain 3-oxoacyl-CoA reductase 1-like, with the protein product MEVQESFIKVAITIGSVSVCISLINFLSWVYIMFLRPPKKLQEYGSWAIITGSAQGIGKALAYEMASKGLNIVLVDKNQSSLEATCNEIREKHGGRAEIKSIVMDLAKLSGEEIAKTIDEETKELDVGILINNAGIAYPYPKFFHEVDLEFMNNIIKVNMEAATWMTKAVLPRMLKKKKGAIVNIGSASTEIAPSFPLYTLYATTKAYLKTFSRCISLEYKQHGIDIQCQVPLFVATKLAKIKKSSLFIPSPETFSKSSIRWIGYDSVCAPYWSHSVMGFLARGLPHALLNVTIFGYFLRNRKRGQLNELQKKKQSIQL